The sequence below is a genomic window from Colius striatus isolate bColStr4 chromosome 17, bColStr4.1.hap1, whole genome shotgun sequence.
tgttttgcttttctgttcacCAGTAACTCCAATATCTATTAATTGTCTGCTAATCTAATTGAAGGTGAACAATTTCGGTTTTATTCCAGACAGTATGAGGTTGACACTCATCCTGATCACACCTGCCTCCCAGTCTCTTCTCTTTGTGTTTGTATGACACTGAGCAGCTCCTGGAGAAGATGTGCTGTAAACATGGTCAGTGACTGATGCACACCGTGGGTAAAACCAGAGCGCTGAGCTCCTCCACGAAGGGCTTATAAAATTCATTGACCTGTGGTTTCTCTCTGTAGCACTTTCCTTGATAGAAATGTTTTAGAGCATATGGAAGAGTAGAAGGCTCCAGGAGAGGTCAGAAACTGCCCCAGTCAACCAACAAAACCTCCTTATCCTTAACCTAGTGGCCTCAGGGGATGGCAGCCAGGGCAAAGGGCCTCTGAGGCCCCTCCACAcagggaaaggagctgcaggacCTGGCTGAGGCAATCCTCACCTCTCCCAGGGAAAACGGGTGAGGGCAGGCTGTGTGCCTGCCTGGGCCTACCCTTCCCGCTCTccattcccttctttttctttccaagtgaGAAATGAATGTTCAACTAAAATTTAGCATGCAAACCATGCCTTTTTTCAAGAATTATGGTACAAATTCAAAGCAGCAGTAGTATTTCCACTGCCTTTGGGTGCACGGGAGCCAGCTGCTCCTAACATTCCTAGGACAATAGTTTTTTGTGTTAAAAGAGGTGCTGTTAGTGGCAGAGACTATTTATAGTATTTTAACTCTATGGAAACTTGCAACTGAATTGTGGAGTCGGCACAGGTGCTTTGGCTTGAGCCGCCCGCATGATACAATTTGTGTGCGTGGGTTTTCTCGGAGGAGCCTGGTTGAATCTGTTTTGTGAGCATCCCCGCACTGAAGGTGAGAAGTCAGCACACAGCTGGCCTAACGCGATCAGCGGGTACGGGATGGGACCGACCCGTGCCTCCAGCGGCAGAACATCGTGCGCGGGCTTTGGGCAGGGGTGCGTTCCGCTGCCGTGTGGCGCTGGGTCCCACccgcggtgcggtgcggtgcggtgcggtgcggtgcggggcAGCCGCTGCCCCCGGAACGGGAGCGGGGAGGAGCGCGCGCCGCGCCCAGCCCCCGCGTTCCCCcgcgccgccagggggcgctgttgcgggcgggcggcggccgggggGCGGGGCCGAGCTGaggcgggcggccgcggggctgggggctgtcgCGCCGGTTCGCCGCGGCCGTGCCGCTGCCCCGCGCCTTCCGGCGCCGTGACCCGGCACTGCAAGCGCAGCCCACGGCCGCCTGGTgaggcgcggggcggcggcggggccggggccaggCTCCCGCAGCGCGCCGGGCGGGCCTCGCAGCCCGCAGGgtgcgccgggccgggccgtggCGGGCGGTGGCGCGGCCCCTTGGGCCTCTCCGCCCTGGGTCCGGCTGCTGTTTAAACGCCAGGGCGAAGCTGTCCGCGGCCGTGCCCCGCAGCGGAGGTCTGGCGCGGCGGCGGAGGGGCGGGCCCGGGCAGCGGCAGCCGCGGAGCGCCGACGGGAGGCCGCTTGTCCCCGGCGGCCAGGGGCTGCGCGGTCTGGCGCTCGCTTGCTACTTAACGTCGCAGATTTTTACCGAAGGCGGTTTTGCGGCAGACCTGTTTTATGCTTGCTTCCCCCAGGCCGAGGACTGGCTTTCGCGCATGAGCTGCGTGCCGTGGTGTCCAGTGACCCCAAACTGTATCACTAAGCGCTGTGGCACCGTGTGTCTCCCTGGCTGAAAATGAAGACTGTTCTGATGGTCGCGGAGAAGCCTTCTTTGGCTCAGTCCATAGCCAAAATCCTCTCAAGGGGTAGGAAAGAAAGCATGTCGGTTTAGTCCTTCTGCTTGTTGTGTCAGGGTCGAAgagtgcccagctctgctgaggagGAAATGAGTGTTCGTTGCCTCGAGGCAAACTGTGGGATGCAAAGGTGACCAGATTGTGCTGCCGATGAAGTGAGGCTGGGAAACACCCTGGCCAGTGACTTGGTTGTCTTGGGGCAGCTGCCACCTGGGAATGGTGGCTTAGGACAGGTTGCAGTTCTTAACTGCACAGAGTGTGATCCTTCACAGTCTGTGTATTCTTTATATGCCGATCCTGTTCAAGAATAAAGGAATCTGCTTTTCATATTTTATGCAGTTGGATTGTGTGTTAGTGCTTATGGTTTCTAGAAGGTGCTCATCAAGTAGCAAGTTTCTGTTCTGAGATATTTGAAGCTatagtaaatattttctgaatcTCATGGAAAATAGAATGAGTTGAGTTTAACTGTAGCGGCCTAGAAGACTACCTGTATTTTCATAAGGAGTTCTGGGtgggagggaagggctggggaaaATAATGAATAGTTTAAACTGAAAGtgaaatatgcttttaaaaagtctaAAGCGATAATGAAATAAAGGCATGGTCAAGGAGCAGAATTTTGTGATCAGGAGGACCCCTAGAAATGAGGGAAGGATGTAATTTCACACAAAATAACTTATTTTGATGGTGTTTCTTAATGCTGTTGATATTTATGATCTTATTTTCACAGGAAGCATGTCATCTCGCAAGGGACTGAATGGTGCATGCTCTGTCCATGAGTACACTGGATCGTTTCTAGGACAGAGTGCCCATTTCAAGATGACATCTGTGTGTGGTCATGTCATGACTTTGGATTTCATAGGTATTTGTTTAGGACATGTTTTAACTGATATGGGTTCTAACACTGTGAAGGACTTCTAATAGGAAAATACTACTTGTGGAAATAATTTGGGAAGAGTGTTAAACCTGGTGAGGAAAGGGGGATGGAAGGATCACTTGTTCTTGATTTTTTGTTCCCTAGTTCTTTGACTGAATTCTTGCACCACCTTGGATATAACGATAATAGCTTTCAGTGCCTGAATTATGTCCCTGGAAAATGAGGGGAGATGAGGCTCCATTTGCTAGCCATGGAGATGTTAGAGTACTTTAAAAGATGATTAAAGAATGCAGAATGCAAAGGAGTATTCTCTAAGCATTGTAGTGTATGACTGTAAATAGAGATGTGGTAAGGATAATGTGCAAGAATCCCTGTCACCAGCTTGCTTTGCAGTGTGGGACTGCTGTATTTCCTCTAATCATAATGACCTCACAAGTTTTATGAGGACTACTTTTTGAGGTGGTTACACAGTGCTTTTAAGAGATACAGTTTAACATAGTTACTATACAGTGTTGCTAAAAATTActtcaggaaaatgaaagtGAGCAAATGCATTGGCATGAGAAGGTGACACGGGATGTTCTGTGGCATAACAGGGCTGAGAGACAACTGCATAATGAGCAGTAAAACAGCATGCAGTGTGCACATTGTGTGTGCACTGtgaaaacatggaaaaataGTTCCCTTCCCCTGATGGGGAGTTGTATAAACAGAAGGTGTTTTAATAGCTGATGTCAAAATTTCTGAAAAGCGTGTAGTGGTGGGTTTTTCTCCTTCATATATTTCAAAGTTGTAGATGTAGTTCCCGTGATGCTAAGGAGTCCCTTGATACACAGTAAAACAAGGTGTCTTAGGGTAGAAAAGTTTCCAAGACAAATCTCAAAAGCCAAGTCTTTtccaaagtaatattttttgcTGTTGGTTGGGTGAGGTTTTACAATGCAATATTTAGAGCTTTACCTAATATACTTCTGCTTTTCAGGAAAATATAACAGCTGGGATAAAGTGGATCCAGCAGAACTTTTTAGCaaagctcccacagaaaagaaagaagctaaTCCCAAACTGACCATGGTGAAGTTTTTACAGGTATCCTTTCTTACAAGATCTAtttgagatatatttttttttttccttggaattacttttctttctttaatttggAGCACATTCTGTTTTCAAGGATTTGTTGTTCCTGTTCTTCCTCTGTTGGAGGAAGCGAGAGCTACGTTTTTCAtgttaagaaaaataagaaaaatagaaacaaaaagttAACAGTTAGGAGGTAGGTCTGGTTTTTGAGTTGCTAAAGAACTGCCCCAATTTTTCTCACAGGTGGAGGGAAGAGGCTGTGATTGTGTTGTCTTGTGGTTGGATTGTGataaggaaggagaaaacatctgttttgaAGTAAGATTTCCATTTTTAAGTCTTAAAATACTATAGTATTTATCTGAGACATGCAATACTATCAGTGTATTGTTTTGTGGATATACAGTAAAATTCAAACTGAGTGGAATGAACTTTTAAAGGCATGAAAGGCCTTAGTGGAAAAACACACGTGCTTTTGAACTCTTGACGTGCCAGTTAGAGAGAGTGTTGTTTCATAGCCATTGCTATTGGAGATGAACAGTAAGGTCTCTTAAGTGTTCAATCATTTGAATATTTGAGAATTGGTCTACATTTCACAGCTGGAGTAGttgttttgctgttgttatAGAGCTTGCTCTCTACTATCTTTAGTTCATTAAGCAATTAGACTCTTTTGAGCATAGAGGCCACTTTTAAATGTATGCTGGCCACAGGAACATGGACTCTTAACATAAAAGGTGTAGAACTAAGACTTTGGTGTGCAAAGGTGTTTCTTAACATCCTATTTACAGAAGTCTACTAAATTAAGAAAATGGTGAAACACCAGCAGATATTTTGTGGaaagtggtttgttttttttctttagagagAAAAACTGATTTAAGCCTTTACTTTTCAAATGGTCTTAAAAAATGCTTCTGATCTTTATTAGGTTCTTGATGCTGTTCTTCCTGTTATGAACAAACCTCGTAGCACTGAAAGGACGGTTTATAGAGCTAAATTCAGTTCTATTACTGACACAGACATCTGTAATGCCATGAATCACTTGGGAGAACCCAATCGCAACGAAGCTCTTTCAGTGGATGCCCGCCAGGAGCTGGATCTTAGAATTGGCTGTGCCTTCACAAGGTGACTATATAGATTACAGGCAGTTTTATGAAAAGTTCAGGAATACTGCTCTGTCCAGAAAATATATCTTGGAACTCTAGTGGCTATCTCTGCTCAGCACCAAactgaacaaagaaaaagaaacaaaaagttgtGCTATGGCTTTAACTGAGCTATGTAACTGCTATCAGCAACAAGTGTGTCATctcatttaatgtttttttcccatatttcTTTGGGAAGAAATGGGATTCAATGAGGCAAAGTAATGATGACTTATTAGCTGAAAGAGATGACATTTCTCAGAATGCTTTTTTAGCAATTTCTGATTGACTTAATAGATTGCTCATATTTGTATGAGTTAATGAAAACTTGCTTTTCTTGAGAATGAGAATATTAATGTACTTGCTTTGTTTTACCCCTCTAGGTTTCAGACTAAATACTTTCAGGGGAAATACGGGAATTTAGACAGCTCCCTCATCTCCTTTGGGCCATGCCAGACCCCAACACTTGGATTCTGTGTTGAAAGGCATGACAAAATCCAGTCATTTAAGCCTGAGACATACTGGGTGTTACAAGCTAAAGTAAGCTTTACAATACTTGTTTGTCTATGAGGAACATGGATTTTAACCAAACAAATGCATTTATGTTTTCGTTTTGTTCATTCATAAATTTGAAGCTGCTGACAAGAATTCACAATGCCTACAATTTACTCATGTGTTCTCATTCAGTTCACATGTGTGTCACCAGTCTCTTGAGACCGGATTCCAGGATGTCAGTTTTGTATCAAAGTGGCTATTGTCTGCTGCTTACAAGAATTCTTCTGGTGCTAACCATCTAAGCTTAGACTCAGCCAAAAAGACTACTTAAAATGGtgttcttttgttccctgaggTCCTTGGACTGTCTGTGTTGTTAATTTGAATCCAGAAATTAATTAGGCTGCCAACAAACATTGGCATTGCTGACTATTGGAATTTTAAAGCGAATGAAATCCTCATTGTGTTAATTGGCAGTTGAGTCCTCTGAATACTTTGGCAGCTTGTAGCAGTTTATAGCATCACTGCTGTCCAAGCTCTGAGAGCAGACCAACCAACATGGTTTTACTGCTTGTGAtcacaaggattttttttgcacAAATAAGGGATAGATGGTAAAAAGTTGCCATATTTAGATTTTGAAATTAGAGAAAAAATATGAGATCTGTTGTCCCATGTCATCTCTCCTCTGATGTGTCTTGTGTGCCATGCTAGGAAATACTTGGTGCCTGTTCTCGGAGAGTTTTGTACTTTCTCATTATTGGTtacttcatatttatttttgtacatGGGACTTGAAAGGTGACCTAGGCACAGTTTAATACAAATGATTGATTTTGCTAAATCAAAATTGTAAACTTGGAATTTCTGCTCATTTCAGCCTTTACCATTCCTAGTGCTAAACCCAGGAATAGTATTTCCCTTAACAGGAGGAATAATTCCAGTCATTGCCCTGACCCCAGTGCTCCATCTTTCTCAAAAGCCCCTGTGAAAAAAGAGCACAACTGCATGTCTGAAGCACTTGTGTCCTAGTGCAGGTGTTATTAGAATTTGCTTGCTGGGTAATTGTTGGAAATGTGCATTCTCACACTTCTAGTAGTAGCATTGATgggaatgttttgttttgttttttctggtcCAATAGTTGAACCCTGAGAAAGAAAGTTCTCTCACTTTGGATTGGGATAGAGTGAGGGTGTTTGATCGTGAGGTTGCTCAGATGTTCCTGAATATAACAAAGATGGCAAAAGAAGCAAAGGTAAGAATATTTACTATTTACTGGAATATTTACTAGGTAGAATGTTTACTGCTATTTACTAGGTATATGAACAAATTTCATATGATGTAAATACCATTTAAGGTTTCATTTGCTACATATTGGAtgattttcttgttttagtTAAAGAAGATAACTCAATTTTgtccaaatgaaaacaaagggcAAGATACTTTGTTGTAGTTGATATTGTGATACTTTGGTCATTTCAGCAGAAGTCTCTTATTAATATTGACTTTGGAAGTGATTGTTGTTCATGATAGGAAGTCTTCATTACTAAACCTGCTAACAAATATTCTTCAGACCTCTTATTTCCCATGAGACTTTTTATAAATCAGAATTTAATTACTGATATGGCAGGATTCCTGCAGTTAAATTTTTAATCATGTGTATGGTACAATCTTTAAATCCAATTAACTTTGAATTCTGCTCTGCTCAATACTTGTTTGACAGTGTGTTTGGATTTAAGTGCTTATAGCTGTCAAGGCTCAAAGATTGgatgaagcttttaaaaatctgtgtcCTTACAGGTAGGATAAGCACTGAATCCTTGTAGAACTGAGGTAAGTGGGAAGTAAAGATAGCAATAAGCTACCTTGCTGCATTCCTAGTTATAGGCCTGATCTAGTCTACAGCACAAAGGAACCTTAGGACCTTAATTTGAGAATTTGGTGAGATTATCTCCCATCAGATTTCctaaagtaaaaatatattGGTGGTTACTGTtttaggaaaacaaagcagataGGACAAGAATAGATAATATGCCATATGTTGATAGGCATGATTGAAAGTATACATAGTTTTTATTTATAtctatataaatacatacatatatatacatatacaagTTACCTAACTGCAAGACTTTAATtggaaaatgctgttttctagGTAGAATCTGTGAGTAAAAAAGAGAAGGTGAAGCAGAGACCACTGGCTCTGAACACAGTAGAAATGTTACGAGTGGCCAGTGCTGCTTTAGGTATgtgttttaaagcaaaatattttggcTTCTCAGGTGAATTAATCAAAGACATATCAAATATAGTTTGATATCCTCCTCTCCCTATAATGCATCTTTCTGGGGAAAGGGTCAAGTTTAGAAAGCTTGTCAAAAGTGAAATGCTGGGTAAGATCAAGATGACACAAGTCTTATGGTTTATTAAGACCATGATTTATTTAAATGCTTTGGTAATGTCTACTTTCAAGAGCAGCAAGGAAATCATAATCTCGGTGATATGTagatggtttttgttttctcctatCTCACCTTAGGAATGGGTCCACAACATGCCATGCAAATAGCAGAGCGACTGTACACTCAGGGTTATATCAGCTACCCTCGAACAGAAACGACACATTATCCAGAAAACTTTGACTTGAAAGGATGTTTGAGACAACAAGCTAATAATCCTTACTGGGCAGAAACTGTGAGTATATAAAGCAAAACCTCCAATAACAGATCATTTTCTAGTCTGTGCTTTAGAATATATCTTACTTGGAATATTGAGTGCTGTAGGTCTTTAGAAACAATAAGTGTCTGTTGTAGTGTTATGAGAAGTTTCTAAACCTGCTGAGAGACCTGTTATCCACTTCAGACAGcctgttttctctctgccttcacccAGGTGAAAACGTTGCTGTCAGAAGGCATTAATCGTCCAAGAAAAGGCCATGATGCAGGAGACCATCCTCCCATCACCCCCATGAGAGCTGCAACAGAAGCAGAATTAGGTATAGGCACATTCAGTACTGTTGGAATATTATGTAAGGAATTTAGGTCCTTTAGGTACAGGAGCCAATTTGAAAATCCCCGAGTTTCAACAGCAAATATAGTCATTTGAATGGCAGGAAGTGAGGAGATAGCAGACTTTATCCTGACTTCTGGTGACGGTGAAGTTCAGAGCTGGTTGGCTCTTCAGTAATTGATCCTAGGGATCATAGCACTGCTAAGAAAATATGCTGAGCAAGACTAAGAATTAGAAGCTCTTTCATAGCAGTGTAATCTTTCAACTATTCCATTTCCTCTTTGTAGATTGTGAATAAGGaaacttttctttgaaaatgaacCTATACTGGTGTGAAGTAGTGTATTAGAGGATCTTTTGTGGGATTTCAAGCTGCCCAGTGTGGCAGTTGCCACTAGAGTcccagggggattggactagatttctaaaggtcccttccaacccctaccattctgtgattctatggttctaaaCCATTCTAATATTTTGGGATTTAGATTAGGATGTGGTCTCCAGTGGCACTAAGCAGCATCTGCTAAACAGTAGCTGCTTTAATTTTTGTTCATATGtgtcttttaatgaaaaaagtaaaatcttttcTGCTTTACCCTCTCATTCAAGCACGTTGTGAAACTGGGAGATGGGCTGGCTAAATGGACAGTCCCTCTCCATGAGCATCTGCAAGGAGCTCTTGTCTGTGTGACATGGTGATTATATGGGAGAGAAATTTTAAAGGATGGACTCTtgaatgttattttcttttagataCCAGTTTTTCCTGTGATACCTATGGAAATCTGGTACCTTTTAGTGCAGATTTtatgcagagctgcaggacttGGGTTTTGTGTGTAAGATGTTGTTTCTCCTCAGGTGGAGATGGATGGCGACTCTATGAGTATATAACAAGGCATTTCATTGCCACTGTCAGTGCTGATTGCAAGTACCTGCAAACCACCATTTCTTTCAGTATTGGTCCTGAACGTTTTACCTGTATTGGGAAAGTGGTAACTTCACCAGGTAAGACTAGTCAGAGAGTAAATAGTTAGCTACAGGGATTTTTTTGCCTATCAATACATTGAATGGATATAAAAGTGAAGCTTTGGGGACAAGTACAATTTTGAAGGTGTTTTTGAGCTGTCAAGACCAGACACcaaatctttgttttcatttacgTACTTCAATTAAAATAGGaaacatctcatttttcttttagtagTCTCAGAGACTTAATTCCACCTTTGCCAGTGTGAAAAGCAGTCTTTTGACAGCCTTTTGGGGCATAACTTGCACAAAGgcaaattttttttcttaggctTCTGTAGAAGAACATAGCACCACCACTGAGATTTTTATGGTGAGCTGGCTTAATAGTACTTATTACATTAATATAACTTGCtgtttgtatttcctttttaagaAACTTGCCATTCATTCTGGTACTGTGCTCTCATTCAAGggaaagcatttgtttttttctgtacatcAACCCTtactcaggtcacacaggaaatccATCTGACACAATGTAGTGAGAGATACCATCCTGTGATACTGTATTTCCTCAGTATACCTACactcagaaatattttgcatgGTATGGCAGCCTCTTTAATTTTAACATGGACCACACTATACAGAGATCAGAAACGTACACATTGGCCTTTTGAAGCCTGTGGAATTTGctcttgttatttttgtttgtttctttgcctCCAGGGTTCACAGAAATTATGCCATGGCACAGCATCCCATTAGAAGAGAGCCTTCCCCACTGTGAGAAAGGAGATCTTTTTCCAATTGGTGAAATAAAATTGCTGGAAAAGCAAACCAGTCCTCCTGATTACCTGACAGAAGCAGAACTTATCACTCTGATGGAGAAGCATGGCATTGGTAGGAATCTGATTAATTATCCTGTAATGTATCCACCAAGAGTGCAGAGCCTGAGTTGCTCCTCTGAACTGTGTCTGGTAGTGACCTTTTAGTATTCATTTGGATAAGTTAAGTAATAACCTCTTATTTCCTTCAGACCACAATGCCTGTTGCTCCTCTTAGCAGATGGTAGATTATCTCTTTCCCcacattccttttcctttcttatccTTATGCCTAGTTTCTGGCCAAAGCAGTAACCTTTCATAATACATTCTTATCACTTCTCAGTCAAACAGCTTTGCTGGTTCCAATAGtccttacttttctttttcaatatgaCTTGTTTCCTTTGCATATTCATAAATTTGCCCAGTCAAAAGACAACCTTTTATTCCTCTGCGGTTTTCCAGAATAAGTGATAGTGAGAATAGGTGTTTCCCCAATAGCAATTgcttggaagagaaaaagaattgaGGTTAGAACATGTTTCAGACTTCTCAGAACTTCAAAGGAATGTCAGTTTATTGGAGAGAGAAGTTATCTACTGGGAGCTGGGTAACAGTAAGAGGGTATCTGAATTTTAAGCAGTCTCAGGAACTCTATAGTTTGACATAAAACTAGAGAAGTCTGCAGTGAGTAATTCAATTAagactttgttttcttcaggatGGGtatattgttttcctttgtgtggcAGGAACTGATGCAAGTATTCCAGTCCACATTAACAACATTTGCCAGCGGAACTATGTCACAGTGGAGACTGGTCGGAGACTAAAGCCTACAAACCTTGGCATTGTTCTGGTTCATGGTTATTACAAAATAGGTCAGTTAAGTTCTCTTTGCTTTCCATcctcttacttttttttcctttcagtatgTCTAGAGTTGTTGTCTCTGCATAAGTAGTATTTCGGTCTGAAATGATACCTCTAGGAAGGTATTACTAATTCCAAAGACTATAATAATTAAAACTTGTTGGTTTATTTCTGTGTCAGTTTATATATGGACAGTTTCCTACCCTCATTTTTTGATCATTCATTGTTgtttctctgttgctgctgtctCTGATTTTCTGTTAGATGCAGAGCTGGTTCTTCCTACAATCCGCAGTGCTGTAGAGAAGCAACTCAACTTGATAGCTCTGGGTAAAGCAAATTACCATCAAGTCCTGGAGCACACTCTtgacattttcaaaaggaaat
It includes:
- the TOP3B gene encoding DNA topoisomerase 3-beta-1 gives rise to the protein MKTVLMVAEKPSLAQSIAKILSRGSMSSRKGLNGACSVHEYTGSFLGQSAHFKMTSVCGHVMTLDFIGKYNSWDKVDPAELFSKAPTEKKEANPKLTMVKFLQVEGRGCDCVVLWLDCDKEGENICFEVLDAVLPVMNKPRSTERTVYRAKFSSITDTDICNAMNHLGEPNRNEALSVDARQELDLRIGCAFTRFQTKYFQGKYGNLDSSLISFGPCQTPTLGFCVERHDKIQSFKPETYWVLQAKLNPEKESSLTLDWDRVRVFDREVAQMFLNITKMAKEAKVESVSKKEKVKQRPLALNTVEMLRVASAALGMGPQHAMQIAERLYTQGYISYPRTETTHYPENFDLKGCLRQQANNPYWAETVKTLLSEGINRPRKGHDAGDHPPITPMRAATEAELGGDGWRLYEYITRHFIATVSADCKYLQTTISFSIGPERFTCIGKVVTSPGFTEIMPWHSIPLEESLPHCEKGDLFPIGEIKLLEKQTSPPDYLTEAELITLMEKHGIGTDASIPVHINNICQRNYVTVETGRRLKPTNLGIVLVHGYYKIDAELVLPTIRSAVEKQLNLIALGKANYHQVLEHTLDIFKRKFHYFVDSIAGMDELMEVSFSPLAATGKPLSRCGKCHRFMKYIQAKPSRLHCSHCDDTYSLPQNGTIKLYKELRCPLDDFELVLWSSGSRGKSYPLCPYCYNHPPFRDMKKGMGCNECTHPTCQHSLSMLGIGQCVECENGVLVLDPTSGPKWKMACNKCNVIVHFFENAHKVRVSPETCDLCDAALVDVDFNKAKSPLPGDETQHLGCVFCDPVFQDLVELKHAAMRHPMHRGGQGKRQGRGRGKGRRPGGRLNPKKPKDKMAALAAYFV